GGCAAGCGTCTTCGCCGACGGCAACGGTGCGAAGACACTCGTGGTGGACCTGGGCGGCGGCAGTACCGAGTTCGTCCTCGGTGACGGCTCCGGCGTCCTGGCGGCGAAGAGCACCGACATGGGCTGCGTCCGCTTTACCGAACGGTACCTCCCGTCGGATCCGCCCACCGAAGCCGAAATCGCGTCCGCGCGCACCGAAATCCTGGACATGATTGCTTCCGCACTGGTCACCGTGCCGCTGGCCGAGGCCGATCGGCTGGTAGGGGTAGCCGGGACGATCACCACTGTTACTGCCGCGGCCTTGGACCTGGCGGAGTACTCTCCGGAGGCCATCCACGGGACCGAGCTGAGCCGGGAGCGGATTGACGAAACGGCCGACTTCCTGCTGCGGCAGGACCGTGCCGGGCGCGCAGCATTGCCGTACATGCATCCGGGCCGCGTGGACGTAATCGGGGCCGGAGCGCTGATCTGGCGCACCATCGTGGACCGCATCGACGAACTGACCGACGGCCGCGTGGCCACGGCATTCGCCAGCGAGCACGACATCCTTGACGGCATTGCGCTGAGCGCGTGAGGGCAACGGGAACCGCCCCCGGCCGCCGCCGGGGAGGCGCAGCACGCCTTAGGGCCGCTGCCGCAGCGCTCTGCGCAGCAGTGGCGCTGCCGCTTCTGGCACCTGCTCCGGCGCAGGCCGATGAATGGCGGGACAAACAGTATTGGCTTACCGACTACGGTGTGACCGAGGCCTGGAAGACCACCAAGGGCGCAGGCGTGAAGGTGGCCGTCATTGAT
This genomic stretch from Arthrobacter sp. zg-Y1110 harbors:
- a CDS encoding Ppx/GppA phosphatase family protein; protein product: MTGQEDRRAESVRVAAIDCGTNSIRLLIADISRDNGGAAQLTDVVRLMRVNRLGQGVDATGRLAPEALERTFAAADEYAALIREHGASRIRFVATSASRDAENRQEFVDGIRERLGVEPEVISGDEEAALSFAGAASVFADGNGAKTLVVDLGGGSTEFVLGDGSGVLAAKSTDMGCVRFTERYLPSDPPTEAEIASARTEILDMIASALVTVPLAEADRLVGVAGTITTVTAAALDLAEYSPEAIHGTELSRERIDETADFLLRQDRAGRAALPYMHPGRVDVIGAGALIWRTIVDRIDELTDGRVATAFASEHDILDGIALSA